In Podarcis raffonei isolate rPodRaf1 chromosome 8, rPodRaf1.pri, whole genome shotgun sequence, the genomic window tacaagAGCAAGCCTCAGAAGGCTTCACGGTCTCATGCTTCCCCTCTGGTGTGGCAGCAAAGTGGTTCAGAAGCCTTTTTTCTACCACTTGTATGTTTGCCACAGCCTGCAGTGTCATCTGAACTTGGACAAGCAATGGTTAACCTTAACTATGCTTTCAAAAAACCATCATTAATAACCACAGTTTAGTCTGTTATCTGATGTAAAACAAAGCAGAAGCTTCTGAGATGTGCCACAAGCACGAGGTTTTCTGTGGCTTATATAACCTATAGCACGTGTAAACCAGACTATTGAGTTAATGCAGCAAACCACCATGGAAACGAGCTACATTGCCTCTCCATCATTGTGAAATAATAGCATTGAACTTGAGCTTAATTGCTCCTGTGGCTGAAAAAGAACTCTCCCAttcaatataaaaaatacaacttTTATTCCTGCACTAAAAGCTTAGATGAGCCAGTTCTCTCTGCTGGAACAGGAGCTTTCATAATGGATGCCATTAGCTTTGAAATATGCTTTCCATGTTAGAGATCACTAGTTGGATATAAAGTGCTTGATATTTTAAAGAGATATAAAGCACCTGGGCCATAATTCAAAGAGCCACTTTAGCATGTGCTCTTGGTCTCCCTTCCTCTCTACAGCCCCTTTTCCTACAAACAAGGGTGATAAAAATCATCCCTCTAGTTAACACGGAGAGACTGCACCTCTAATTCTTGTCCAAATGTGGCATTCAACCTTCCTTCATTTGAACAAATGCAAATGTAACAGGGAGAAAAAGGGTTaagggaggaaagaaaatgtTTCAACTTAAGAGCCTTACCGTGATCCACCAACCATGCCATGCAAAGGGAATTTAGCTTCTCGTCAAAGAATTCCACACCCTACAGAGGGGAAATTGCAGAGAGCTCAGATTAACTTGCGCTAATGCTGTTTATGGGATTCTCACAGTCAGAAACAAAACACGGAGAAAGTGGTCTCGCTCATATGGCAGGTAGGGAGCAAACCAGTACAAAGGTTGTGAAAAGTTCTAGGTTTTTAAGCTGAATGGTAAATACTCCCCAAGCAAATGGGCAGTAACTAGCAGTTCCCACAAGGCGGAACACATACAAAAGCTTTCACAAAGGCAAACAATGTGCCTGCGGCAACCCAGGCCCAGCTGACCCAAGAATATTTGATCATTGTGTCCTCCCAGCATGTCAAACTCATATGCAAAAAGCCAAAGATGCACTTACTAGCTGCCCAGCCAACAGGGGCATGTACTCGATGATGGCCAGTCGCACACGCCACTTGGCATCCTCTGCCAACTCCACAATGGCTGGCAGCAGGGACTGGGACAGCTGCCGGATGCCAATCACCTCATTCACACAGTCCAGGTTAGAGATTATATTGAGTCTGACTTCCGGGCACTGCAGAAATGTGAACACAGTGACATCAGAGGGCAGTTCCACCTCCCAGATGCAACCCCTAAAATCCACCCACTCTTCCAGACGACTGCAAATACTTGCATATCTTCTTCCACCACATCTAAACTAGGCTTGCAACCTTTGACTTGGAGAGGTGGCTTTGATTTATTTTCTTACTACCCCAGCTTCCTTCCATCAAAAATCCCAAGGTGGCGTACATGTGGCTCCCAGGCAATCAACTATCTAGGCGCTGACAAGACTCAGACTTGCTTAGCACCAGTATGCGCCTTCAGACCATACTGGGAGCACAGCCTCCCACTTCAGAGATGGAAGACACCAACCCTAATCTAAATGGACCTGCTTTGGTCATATAAGCCCTTGAACACCAAAGTCAAGGGTAGGGGTGGTACTATGTAGGAACCTATGTAGGTCCATCCTGTTCGTTATTGAGTTTGTTCACAAATCTTTCCAGTCCCAACTACTTAGCACTGAACCTGGAACCCTAAACATATAAAGCATGTACTCTATTACTTTTCTATGGCCTCTCTTTAGAGAAATTGGTCATTTATGACTCCAGCCGAGTTCCCAGAATTCCGGGGGGACAGGGGACCGCAGAGTTAATTTACATTTGCACTGTGCAGAAACTAATCAGCTAATCTTATGTAACAACTTCCCCAgtatccaacctggtgcccttcagacacTGTTGGATCctaactccatcagccccagccaggaaggccaatggtcagggatgatgggagttgtaagtccagcacatctggaggacaccaggttggggaagggtatATTTAGCACTTCCGAGGCAAGGGAGTGAAGCAGCCATGAAATAATGCAACTTCAGGAGATCAAGGCAGGGAAATGCTCCTAATGCTGAACAATTTGACACAGAACTGTTAACAAGTGGACCAAAGgaacatgatgggggggggggggaaccactcaCCTCATCTTTGAGCTGAGCCAAGAAGAGAGGCAGAAGGTGTTCGATTGTGTTGTCTTTGCCCAAAATGGGAGACAATCCCATGATCACAGATGCCAAAGCTGATTTTACATGTTGATTGGCATCTGACACGAGTTCCTGAATGGCAAAAAgaagtattaaaaacaaaaacaaacaaaaagaaatttaCTTGCTTGCCGTGAGGCCAACCAGAAACACTGCACTCTAGGTGGCCGACAAACATAAAATACAAGCAAATGGGACACACCGAACACAAACCTATCTGCAGTAACTCTTCAACCCATCTGCAAAGCACATCTGTCTTACTTCCTTATTCTATTACAAGCAACctttataccatgggtaggcaaactaatgcccaggggctggatccggcccaatcgccttctaaatgtggcctgcggatggtccgggaatcatagtgttttcacatgagtagaatgtgtcctttcatgtaaaatgcatctctaggttatttgtggggcctgcctggtgtttttacatgagtagaatgtgtgcttttatttaaaatgcatttctgggttatttgtggggcataggaatttgttcattccccccccccaaaaaaatagtccggcccccacaaggtctaagggacagtggactggccccctgctgaaagtttgctgacttTATAATGTAAATCGCCCTGTGATTGTCAGGtgatgggcagtatataaatttaataaacaaacaaatagttAAGTCGCCCCCTGCTTTAACAGTGAGACACTTGCCTCCATGGTTTCTTCAGCCCTTAATTGTACTGTTATTGCAAGCCGACAAATGCTTCAAAAAACAAGCTCAAGACTCACTAGAGATTGTCACGTCCTGGAACATACCTTAATGCAGGGCAAGATCTGGGTCATAATGACATTTTCACGGCAATCAGCAGACAGGTTTTCACAGAACTCTTAAGGAAAAACAGTAATCACGTTGTTAGGGCTTCACAACCAAAGTGGTGCAGTGGGAATGCTGTTTATCTGGCTAACAAAGGAGCCCATCAGGAAGATGTGAGCTCTAAGTTAATCTAGTAGTCCATTAGGCATTATCACTCCACTGTCAGACTTCCTAACACACCATAATGTACAAATTACTGACCTCCAGAAACACATCTTCCTGCAACTGAATTTAGACAAGTCTCTCGTTTCTATAGAGACTGTCATTTGGCTGTTTAAAGGTTAGTTGAGTTGTTGCAGCATTATAGAACTATGTCATGTGCTACCTTTTTTTTCTGACCTATGTGTGGAGTCTTGTATCTGTACTACAGCCACACCAAATCACAGGAAGCAAGGCTTGTATTTTACTGTATATCAGTTACATTCTAAGCATGTGTCCAGCTATCATAGCTATGTAAATAAGGCTTGAAAAATAGTAGGTGTCATTTTTAAATGGCTCCAGCACACAGACCGTGAGTGCTCTGAATGTTAGAGCCATTTCACTTTCCCTTTAAACATTTTACCTCTTATAGGCATTCATTTTCTATCACTTACATTGTTCCTCTAACAAGCTCAGAATAAAGCCACGTAGAGGGAACAGAAGGTATATACAACAAAAATCTGATTTGCAGTATTTGAATTATTTGAGTGTCCAATTTACCTTTTCTAGAACAGAAATAGCAGTATTTGTAGCACAAAACACAAAcagctgtttacagtggtacctcgcaagacgaaattaattcgttccgcgagtcttttcgtcttgcgaggttattcgtcttgcgaagcacggtcagtcgcaactgcacctcttcaagcggttttaagaaaaaggaaacaaactagcaagacgttttcgtcttgtgaagcaagcccatagggaaattcgtcttgcaaagcaactcaaaaaacgaaaaactctttcgtcttgcgagtttttcgtcttctgaggcattcgtcttgcgaggtaccactgtacaggatttcAGATAAGTGAGAACACGGATGGGGCAGGAGCACCCCTCAGAGAATCTGGGTTCCCTTTGATTCCAAACAATTGGAAAGAACAAGCCGCCACCACAGGCATTTTGACTGCAACTGACCTTTGACtttgtgggaggcagcagctcgCACTTCAGCTTCACAGTCTTTCATCAGGTTCTGGAATGCCGGGACCAAGTCGGTTTTTGTGATTTCTGGACCGACAGCTTTCTGGAGCTGTTGGCAAGAAAGGGAAAATATATAATGATCCCAAATAGATCCCTGCCAAAAAGAATTGTGCTCCAACTGAGAAATACCCAGGAAATGTAGAAATAAGAGGAAAGGACACTGCTTCTGACCAGAGGAATAAGAGCACGAAGTGAGTATTTGCAACGTTTTTTTAGTAAGTTGAATTGAGaggtttttctaaaaaagaaataatgtgtgtatacacacacacacaaagtctgaGTTTCAGATGATTTGATCAAAAGGCTGGgtataaatctttaaaataaaacaaataccacACAAGCACTGCTGAGGGATACATGGATTCGTACTAACCTCCGTGAACTTGTCAGCCACCATGTAACGGACCCGCCAAGATTTGTCCTCTGCTGCTTGCCGTAGTGTTGGCATCACCAACGATTCCAGGTCCTCCTGGGGCAGGAGCTGTGCAATATTAACACAGGCCTCCACAGCTAACAAACGCACAGAGTCCTGTATGAGAGACATGAGGTGGGTTACAGGTGATCTAGTGCGGCCCAGCCCTCTCCCAGAAAGCAAGGTGCCATCACACAGACCTGCTCATCAGAGGCCAAGTTAGAGAACATGGGGATGATCTCGCTCTTGACATGTTCCAGCTCCAAGACCTTTGCGAATTCACCCAGTTTAGAGGCTGCCGCTCGCCTGACCATCGGAGTGTCATCTGAGCACAAGTTCCGGAAGTACCTGCAGGAAAGGGATAAGGACTGTTAGCTGGGAAATACAGAGCCCTCTGAATTGGTGTCTCTCACCCTTTGACACGGGTGACCCAACCAACAGCCCCAGACCTTAATGTAAAGCATCTCACTTACTGTCGGAGCTCAGCTTTGACCGAACTGGAGACTCGAGGGTAACAGACACTGAAGAGGCCACAAGCAGAGGTGCGGGAGGTGAACCAGTCACCTCCTGCCAGGCGCTTCACAAGGGGAACAAAGTGGGCCTCAAGGTCAGATGGAGAGTGTTCATGGGAGATGGCTCGCAGAGACTCCACTGCTTTGTCCCGGACCACTGTCTCCTCAACAGTAGCAAGGCTCTCAAGCGGAGGCTGCAGCACAAAGAGGGAGGATACATTACACATTAAATGCAATGTCTGGAGCTTAGCATATCAAAGAGTGTTGTAACACCAAATGTGTTACGGCCTGACCTTTTGCAGGTTTCTTATTACAGTAAGTAGTAAcagaaatggaggggggaaatttgAAGAAAAATGTGATGTTCTGAAAGCTAGATAAATCATCTAAAGATGTGGCATCCTGTCTAAGCAACTTCCTCCCAAGGGAATGTAAGACTGGCTCCATGTCAGCTTTCTGTTCCACATGGGTTTTTAATAGCTTTTAGTATGTGAGTTAATTCCACTTCTCCAGGTTTCTAGGCATGTTCTGCTTCGTTCATAATGTAGTTTACTGATAATCTAGCAAGGGTCCCCAAGgcagtatgtgtttgtgtgtgtgtatgtacacacacacgcacacacacacaaaactaagTTTAGATATTTTGGTTTTGTACACTGCCTTGGATTCCCCCTCTAGGGCCAAAATACAATTTATGaatatattttataataaatCAGCAAATCCCTCAAGAAAGAAAAGAGTCTTCTAATACAGCATGCCCCTGTTACAATCTTTGGCCCCTGTGCGATTTATGGAAATACAGGAATTCTGTTTTCAAAGAAGTatgaagagaaggaagaagatttGGAAAGCAAGGGGTGCAACCTGTATTGGTGTGTGAGAGTGGATGTCAACCGTGCAAACAGTCCAAATACAAGGTTACAGCATCTGTTGTTTTGGGGCAACATTGTTGGAAGCAAATTGGAAAGGCATTCCATATACCATTAAGCTGCACTTTAGAAGCAGGCAAAGGGTGGATGCATGCTACCATTTTACAACATATCCTTTTTACTAGTGGGCAGTATAATTCAGAATCCAACCTAGGACCACCCTCAAATCTGCTAATGACCAACACTTCCCCCACCAAAGTTTGAAAGGAACAGAGGTGTTAGAAAATCTCACATTCTCCCACTATGGAGAGCACTCTTCCCCAGTCATTCACTGGGCTTACCAGCAAGCAATGGACATATTCAGGGCCCCCAACCAGAGCTGTGAAGGTTCCCAGCTGTTCCGCCAGAGCAAGTAGCACTTCATCCTCATCATAAATAGTGTCTGTGGGGagaaaaaaaagcaattaaagcaaATCAAGACTAAAATCTGCATTGTCAAGAGCACAGAATCTGGAAGCTAACATGATGTGAGAATTTGAAGATGTGAACTATTGCCCTCCAGTGCAGGAAATAAGTACATCTTGGGCACAAACAATCCCATCAGCACAATCTTGAACCAACTAAATTCAACAAGGACGCAGTCCCTTTCTTTTGGCAAGGCTGCATTCATCAGCAAAGCTTTGAAAAggatttaaaattctgcaagagTCTCAAGTGCCGCTGAAAACGTATATACTGCAGCCCTAAAAAGGGAATCACTACAGCTTTGGGAAAGGGATTTGGGGTACCACCCAAGCTGCAATTCAAACTCACATGCATCACAGCCCCTAGACTCAATTCTTATTCCCTAAAATCAGAGTTCCTGGTCTTTTCATTACctgtgagaaaaggcaaaagctcaCTGCGCGTCCTCTCAACTCCCAGGGCCAGTGCAATGGTAGAGAGTTTCTTGATGCTGTTCAGACGAAGCTGCATAGGGgagaaagaaatcaaaataacatattttttaaaggtgAGCCACTAATTTGCCAGCCAACCCTGATTCTTCATAAGATGTCACTGGAGTACAATCAATATAGCAATAGCAAGTTTAAGTGGTATGTGGTCAGAAAACATGCATGATGCTCAATAAAAGATCCAAGGGAGGTATGGCTTTTTCCAACTCTGAAATAAGCAGGCCATAACTTGGGGGAGCGAGAAATGGGAGGAAATATTTCAGAGATGTCCCCTGTAACACTCTTGATTACATACAGAACAAATGTACTTTGCAAATAAATCCACAAAAGTGGATGGCGTACTTATCATTTTTACACTATGATATGCAGCCAGTGTGGCAAATTGAGGGTACCAAATGGGACACTTCCTGGACAGAGAAAGCCTGAACATAATTAGCTGTGCACTCACTAGATTGCTGTAATGTGCTGCAAGGAATACTGGACTACCTATGTTTTCCAAAAACATGCCTGCTAGTTTGCCAAGTGGAACCAGCCAATAGAAACATCTGTTTGTTTTAACGCAACTGCACTAACTTCcagcccattttttaaaagaaaaaagtattaGCAGCTGTCCTGGGAGCAGCAATACTGTATGAGTGGAACATAAATATTATCTAtacaattcaataaataaaacacccaATTGCTGAGATGGGCTGTTTCCTGTTATGAATCACCCAATTAATCATCCACCATCCTTGTCAGAAAAGTGATTTCTGGAAGATTACAACTGGTGCCAGATCATCATCATGCAGCAACACCAAAGAGCAGATCTATTTTCATTTTTGAGGGGACTGTGAGATAATATCATAAAGCCATCTAGAACAATGAGTTTAGTTAGGCGGGCCCAGTAATAGTTGAGGGCAAAAGGTGTTTTTTTCTCATTAACACCACTTTCAGTTTACTTCTTCAC contains:
- the PPP2R1A gene encoding serine/threonine-protein phosphatase 2A 65 kDa regulatory subunit A alpha isoform, with the translated sequence MAAADGDDSLYPIAVLIDELRNEDVQLRLNSIKKLSTIALALGVERTRSELLPFLTDTIYDEDEVLLALAEQLGTFTALVGGPEYVHCLLPPLESLATVEETVVRDKAVESLRAISHEHSPSDLEAHFVPLVKRLAGGDWFTSRTSACGLFSVCYPRVSSSVKAELRQYFRNLCSDDTPMVRRAAASKLGEFAKVLELEHVKSEIIPMFSNLASDEQDSVRLLAVEACVNIAQLLPQEDLESLVMPTLRQAAEDKSWRVRYMVADKFTELQKAVGPEITKTDLVPAFQNLMKDCEAEVRAAASHKVKEFCENLSADCRENVIMTQILPCIKELVSDANQHVKSALASVIMGLSPILGKDNTIEHLLPLFLAQLKDECPEVRLNIISNLDCVNEVIGIRQLSQSLLPAIVELAEDAKWRVRLAIIEYMPLLAGQLGVEFFDEKLNSLCMAWLVDHVYAIREAATSNLKKLVEKFGKDWAHATIIPKVLAMSNDPNYLHRMTTLFCINVLSEVCGQEITTKHMLPTVLRMAGDAVANVRFNVAKSLQKIGPILDNSTLQNEVKPVLEKLTQDPDVDVKYFAQEALTVLALV